A region of the Gemmatimonadota bacterium genome:
CTTGCCAGAAGAATTTAGAGAAGCACTGCGGGTAACCGTTCGGGAAGCAGGACAGCCGCCCCCTCCAGGCCGCAAACTACATCTGACTGTTTGGTGTCACAAGGTATTGCGAAAAGCCCAGGATGAAATTGACCGTTTGTTTGGTACGTGAAAGTTGTAATCAAGCAGGACAGCGGAGAGGGCTACAGGCTCGTCAACCGTGAAGGCCCTCGCCTTCCCACAGACAGAACAGATACCTGCGGGTATGAGAAGTATCCTGACTAAAAGAGTATATCGAGCATCAACCACACATTCAATTGGCTCTCTGTTTCTTTCTTTTTCACCTCATAGGGGATATTCAGGCGTGACAACAGGTATGGGATGTGGTCTTTCTTCGACCTCGTTTTTTTCAAAACCCCACTGGTGTCAGCATTGCCAAATGCAGGTGGCGTGGGCTGTGGCTCTCTAAACGCGATTGATTGCATCATCCACACGGGAACGGCTTTGCCCTTGTGCTTCGCTGGCTCGAACCGCCATTGGGATAGCGCGTCTATCGCGGGCTGGCGAAAGATATTCACGCCTCTCAAAACGCTCACATTACTCACCGAGCCATCCACATTGACCATGAATTTCAAAAAGACTCTGTTATTGAGACCCGCATTTTTGGCTATCTCGGGATATACAGGATCAACATCGTGCAGGACTTCGGGCATTGTCTCAACCATATAAAAATCGAGAACCTCACTCGCATCAGCAGATATAGACAGTGAATCTACCATAGCCGTCTGAAGCATCTCCGTGTCCTTCTCACGACTGTCATCAGGACCAGATGTGGGAGACGAAGGCTGTTGTTTCGGTATGCGTTCGAATATTTCTTTTTTCAAAAGGGGATCGGGCATTTTTTTCGCTTTTTGTTCCCCCTCGTCCGCTTTTGCCCATACATCCTGATCTCCGATATCCTCCTCTGGAAACACAGGTATAACATCATCTACAGGAATGGCCTCTCGCCAAATTGCGGGCTTTTCCCCAAACTCATCCAATTCCATAACCTCAACACTATCCACAGACGCAGGCGTCGGTTCCCCTTTTGAGACTATTGGGGGAGGGAGCGTATAGGCTTCTCGGATCGAAAAGGGCACAATCGCCAGACCTATGAAAATGGAAATTGCCAACTGCGATTTGGACCGTTTTACATTGCCCTCCTTGAAATTAAGGACATGCTCCAGGCGTTTCTTGAGCGCAGTTCCTCGCTCGTTGAAATACAGCGCACTCGGCGCAGGGCGTCTATCGACAAAACCGAACAACAGCCGCCCGTATTCAGCAGGCGTCAGATTCGTCTCGCGCAACACCGCCTCGTCACAGCGCAACTCTCGCAAAAAATTCAGCCTTCGGTTCAGCAGCCAGACCAGCGGATTTATGCAAAACAGCATCATTGCAATCGCCTGGAAAATCAGCACCCAGATATCGCGATTATCGCGATGCGCCAACTCGTGTGCAACAACGCCGCGTAACTCCTCGGGCGACCAGGACGACCAATGCGATGGCAAATACAATCTCGGTTTTACAATACCGACCAAAAGCGGAGAACGCAGACTGGCTTTGGCATAAACCTTCACATCCTGCGCCTCGTCCAGCGATTCCACCTCCCTCGCCAGATCAACCGGCACTGCCACACTGAGCGCGCGGTGAAACGCCGCATTCTTCCACAACGTCACACCCGCCCATACCGCAACCGAAACACCCCACAGGCAAAATAGATAAAACGCCAGTGGGAGCGGTGCAACCTGCACGGGTGCAACAACCTCATATCCAGAAACCACCTCAACATAAACCGGTCCAATCGGCACATCATTGGATACTGTCAAAAACTCGGGCAGCGGAATCGCGTAAAAAGGCGGTACAAACACCTTTGCTAATGCCAGCAAATAGAGGACATACCGCAACCGCGTATCCAGCGACATCCAGCGATCCACTGCCCATACCAGCAAAATGAATAGCGACACTTCGACAAAATGCACCGCATAGAGCGGCCACCACGCCTCGGCCAAACGGATCAACGCATCCATTACGCGCCTCCCTTCTCCTTCGCCTCAATCAGCGCACGCAACTCATCCAGTTCCTTTCGCGAAAGCTCCCCCGAATCCACGAGATATGTTGCCAGTGCCCCAAAAGAACCCTCGAACATGCGCGACACCAGCGTGCGCGTCTCGTCCTGCGCCACATCTTCCCGGGATAGAGCCGGCGTGTACACATTCACCGGACCGATCTTCTGCCGATTGAGCACACCTTTTTTAAATAGAATATTCATAATCGTCTGCACCGTCGTATAAGCCTTCTCACCATTGGAATAAAGGTAATCGACAACATCGCGCACCGTAACCTGACGGCCGAGATGCCACACGCCATCCATCACTTCCCACTCGGCCTCAGCCAGCCGTTTCTTCGCAGCCATAAAACCCTCCTTGAAAAATACACCTCAATACTAATTACTTAGTAATATACCTAATAGGTTAGTAACAGTCAAGCAAAAATCTCATTTTTATAAAAAAAAAGAGCGGCAGGTTGCAAAAACCCACCGCTCTTTCGAGTGTTCAACACCATCCCTATCTGTACGCTTCTGACTTCTCACCGCCTTTCAAAAGCTTCTGGATTGCGGCTCAAAATCATGCCGCAATGACGGGTGCTATCATTCCAATCTTCTCACTTCACACTTCAACCGGTAACCCGACAAATAACCGACTATACTCATCCGTCAACGGATCGCGCTCGCCCTTTTGCGCTGCGCGGGCAAATACCACACCCGGCTTTTCCGACCTGCGCGCCCGCGCCAAAACGCCATACCCACCGGGCGCACTTTGCGTTTCCAGATCGCTCTGAATCGCCAGCATCTCCGCCAGCGCATTGGCCAACCCCCAGCGCGCACCAATCGCCCGCGCAAAAAGCTCCTCTGGCGTCAGCCCCTCCCTGAAACCGTGCTTCAGGGGCGTAAACCCACCCTGATCATTCCGCGTCACGCCCTGGGGAGCCACATAAAGTCTAACCTGTTGCCAATTGGCACGCGCACCACATTCCACCAGAAGCGCGGGAATCCCGAGATCATCGTCGTCATATTCGCGAAGCTGTGCCAACACAGCCGACACCTCATCGGGATAATCGCGCCAGACATCTGGGTCATCGCCCTCTGGCGGATCGGGACAGTCGAGCGACGAACCGATAAACGCACTCATCGACGCACCTGTCTTACGCGCGGCATCAAACCCTCTATCCCACAATCGCGCTGCCAGATCCAATGCAGCCTTTGCGCCATCGCGCGCCATTGCATCTGCCATCCAGTCCATCACCTGATGCTTATCGACAAATAACCCCTTGCGCTCAACCTCATCACCGACAATCTCCGCAATCTCCTGCAACCCCTCGTCCGTCATACTCATATACGCCAGACCAAACAGCGCGTCGTGCATCGGGTGTACCTTCTCGCGTGCAATTAGTCCCGGATCCCGATTCAGATGCGCTACTGCCGACAGATGCTCTTCAGCCGACCGCTGTCCCTCTTCAGTCACCGGCACAAAAATCGCCACCTGATCGCCGTCAAAATCCATATTCATCATCTTGCAAATCGCCACACTCACGCGCACCGCATCATCTGCCACGCGCACCGGACGACACGCCACAAAAGCCATTGGCGAAAACGCGGGATTGCGAAGCACCACAGTCCATAACTTAGCCATAGCCGCATCCAGAGCTTTCTCTGCTTTTCTCGACCGCCTATCCACTTCTTCAGCCCCCACCTCTCGCGCGGCAAACGGCCCAAACAACGTCCACGCCATTTCTTCCGGCACACCGACCTGATCGTATCCCAATTCGGGTGCGGGCACAGTCACCGAACGCCCGCTGAACAACGCGCGCGCCTGAAATTGCAAACGCGACAACTCGCAAAATGCGCGAACCCGCTCAGACAGCGTCTCAACCGCGCGGTCCACCAGCACATCTGGCGCACCATTGGCAATCATCTCACTCAAGCGGTCATTAGCCTCTCGCAATGCGCGGGGCACATCTCTTCCGCTCACATGTGTCAATGAATGCCCCGGCAACCACGGATGCGGAACCGGACGCGCAAGCGCGACATCCCCCTCGCGTTTCAACGAAAACTCAACGCCGCGTTCATCCAACGCAACAGCCACCCCACCTTTCGACAAATGCCCAATTAGCGCATCAAACTGAGGGGACGGCGTAGTGGGAGCAACGGGTCCCGCCACGACGCGATCAGATAGAGTATCGGCATCATCTCGATCCACTGCGCACGTATTGAACAAATCGTCAATCACTCCAAAAGCACCCGCTTCTCGCAACGCCAAAAACTCAGTCTCACCCAACCCTTGATCGCGTTGACCCGGCTTTACACCCATGTGAATTTTATCTGCAGCCAGATGCAACGTGCGCCCCCAATACACCCACCCTACAGTGGTGCGGCGCGGCAGTGTTTCTCCATTCAGCGTCAGCTTCTCCATACCATCTTCTACCAACCCATTAGCACTCAAACGAGCGCGTATCTCATCGTCTTTAGGTGCATTGAGCGCGGGAATAATAACCGGCTCTCCTTCGGCCTTTGCAATGCGTCCGGCCACAGCTTCGCGCAACTGTCCAATATTCAACCGAGACGGCAAACCACACACACTCACAATAAGCTCCACAGACGTACCATCCGACAGTTTGGGCATCTGTTCATCTCGCAAAATGCGCGACACCACCCCCTTAAAACCGTGTCGATTGCTCAATTTATCGCCCGGCACAACGCGATTGGGTAGCATCATCCGGTTCGCGGCCGATTCGCTCATCACAACCGCATCTTCGTGTGTATCACCATTCCACGCCATAAAGGCGGTCAGCAAATTGTACCCCGTCCAAAAATGCGGATCGCGCGGTTCACACCCCGTTTGCACCAGCGCGGGTTCCGACTCCAGTGTTTTGCCGTCATATTGCGCGTGATACGCGTGCCACAAACCCTGCTCATCGCGCTGCATATCGGGGCTTGGCGCACCAATCCACTGCCGCATCATATTCACACCCATCAAAACGCGATTGGTATCATTGTGTTCCAAAAACGGAACCACCGAAGCACCTATGCCCAGCCGTTTTTCAGGCGCATCGTCTTCAATCACCAGCTTGCCATCGCGAATCGTCGCCCCCTGAGCCACCTCTAAAATCCGCGCGAGATTCGGTCCCTCGGGCGTGCAATAAGGACACACGCGCCCATCGTGTGACGGATGATAGCAATTCTCTATCCCCTCATCGGCCTCACCGATAATTGGGATCAACGTCACCCGCCGCAAATGAACGCACATATCCTGCAAATTGGTCGCTTGCAAAGACTGTGATGTGGGTTCTTCCATAAAAAATGTGTGAATCCAATCTCCCAACGGCAACCACGTTTCAACGGCATCTCCCAGCATCTCTGGCATATTTTCCAACCGCTCGGCAATATAATCGCGCAATTGCTCCCCTACACACCGAATCTCAGCCCGCGCCAAATCCACATCAGTCGGCGCGGGAACCACCGTTAGAAAAAAGCCATCTACCTTAAACCGTCCCCAATCGTCGGACTGAGGGATATCTTTGTACACAACCTCTTGTCCCCCCTGAATCGCGAGATGCAATTCACAGGTATATTCATCCACTGACACCACCCGATACCCCGCCAGCGACACCCGATTTGCCAACAATTCGGGCAACCCCTTTTGCACAAACGCATCCCACGAAATTTTATGCCACGGCGCCTTTACTGAAAGACTCATCAAATTCCTCCTATTTTATTGAAGGGAAGGATAAATACAATTCGACCTCTCCCGTATTTCAAAGAACCTCTCATCATACTGGGCTTTATACATTTCAGAGAACAGCCCACGTTGATCAATGAGTTGTGAAACCGTACCCTCCTCTACAAGCTCACCATTCTTTCCAACCACCAGGATTCGATCAGCATCGAGTATTGTTGATAAGCGGTGTGCGATAACCAGCGTGGTCTTCCCCTTTCTCAACTGCTCCAATGCTGTTTTTACACTTGCTTCTGTAAGGGCATCCAAAGATGCTGTCCCTTCATCTATCAACAGCACATTGGGCCTTCGGACAAATGCACGCGCAATCGCGATTCTTTGCCGCTCGCCGCCCGACAGAGATTGCCCATTTTCCCCAACAATTGTCTCGTATTGATCCGGGAATTCCAAAATATCACGATGTATTTGCGCCTGCCCTGAAGCCTTCGTCATTACATCATAAGTCGCACCATTGAGTTCCATTGGGTATAGAATATTTCTTCCAATAGTTGTATTCCAGAGAAACGGATCTTGCGGGATAAGACATAGATGGTCCCGCACGTACTCAAGAGGCAGCTTAGAAATCTCAAGTTCACCAAGCATGATCTTTCCTGAATCAGGTTCGTAGAACCGCAGAAGCAAATCAAAAATTGTGCTCTTTCCTCCCCCGCTGGGACCGACGATGCCAATGAATTCTCCCTCCTTTATTTCAAAAGTCATATTCTTGATTGCGAATCCGCGATTGTATCCAAATGAGACATTCCTGAAAGCAATATGCACCCCCCCACCGGCGTCAAGTACCGCACCAGAGCGATCAGCAATTGTCTCCTCCCTTCTCATCTTCAGCACATCATTGAGCTTGTCAAAAGAAATCTTGACTCTATGTAGATCTACATAGACAGAGAAAGCACCTTTCAGAGCGGCATACGCTCTGGGAACGTACGCCATAAATGCAACCAATGTCCCTATCGACATACTGCCATTCATGATTCCGAATGCCCCAAAACCGAAAAGAATCCCGATAACGACGCTATTTATAACCTCATTGGGAAAGGCAACAACAATGTGATGAAAAGCAATCGTTTTGAGCTTCAGGGTCTTGTGCTGTCGCAGCCAATCTTGCCAGAAGCGTCTTTCTCGAGATTCGCCGGAAAGAGATCGCACTGTCTTGATGCCAGCAAATGTCTCCTGGAGAAATCTGTTTCCCCTCTCTACGTGATCTGAAAAAGGTCTATCCAAAGATTCGGACTTTCTGGTAAGCTTCCGGGTGATTGCAAATGTAACCGGAACTGCAACCATTGCGACAGCGGTCAGCCTGTAATCCATCCAGAGCATCATTCCCAAAATACCTAGCAGATTTATCCCGCTATGTGCGAGTGGCAAGACACGTTGAGAAATAAACATCTCACCTATTTTCGCTGACTCAATATTTATCCGATAACTGAGGTCAGCGGTCGGTATCTCCTGCAGATCTTCAACTCTTGCACGGATAACGTGCTCAAAAGCAGACTTCCTTAATCCTCTTGATACCTGTTCCCCAATCCAGACACGGAGATACTCATGCCCATAAGTTATTGCCAAGCCCAAAAGTGGGATCAGCACGACCCCCAAAATGCAATAGACACTGAGTTGCATATCTCTATCTGGAATCGCTTGATCAATCAGGATCCTATAGATGACGGGAACAAACAGAGCGGGCACCACAGCGATTAGCATTGTTAAGAGGGTCAAAACTACGCGCCACTTTTTTTCTAAGAGCTTCGCCAGAACAATCTTCCCTGTGTCTGTAGCTAAGTAATATGAGAGTCCTGTTAGCATAATCTCCCCTTTTATCTCTGTTCCTCGGTGTGAAACGCTCAAATGAACTGCTACTGCTGTTTACCCCCTCCCATACCTCCGCCCCCATGCCTCTGCGAGTTGCTTGCGCGCGTGGAACAGCCGCGATTTCACCGTACCTTCTGGAATCGCCAGCCGTTCAGCAACCTCTCGAAGCGCCACATCTTCTTCGTACACCATCTGAAATATCTCGCGTTTTTCCTCTGGCAACGCATCGATCAAAGCCTGCAAAATGCGCCGTTGTTCAGTGCGTTCTAATTGCACATCGGGTCCCAGTGCAGCCCGATCGATCATCCACCCCGGAACGGGTTGCTCTTCATCCTCCTCATCGTAAAGCGAAGGCATTTCAAGAGGCTGTTCGCGGCGGCGACTTTGGCTTCGCAATTGATTCAGCGACAGATTTCTCGCAATCCGAAACAGCCACCCCCTAAAAGACCCTTGCCCCGACCATTGATCGGCCCGATTCCAAACTCTGAGAAAAACCTCCTGTGTCAAATCATCTGCTGCGATTGGATCGCGCGTCACCCAACGCAGATTCTCGGTCACCTGTGCCTGATAGCGCGCAAACAGAATTGCAAAAGCTTCTTGATCCCGCGCCACAATTCGCTGCATCAAAATCGCGTCCGATGGTGTCAAAAAATATCCTCCTGTGGGAATCGACACCGCCCAATGCCCGAAGGTTCAAAAAAAAGCGCAGCCCTTCAGGACTGCGCTTCTATTACAGATATGCCTTGTGCCTCTCACTCCTCGTCTTCAGGCTGATCTGGCAACAAAAAGACCCCTGTGAAAGGGCTGAAAGACACCTCCTCTAAAAATTCAATTTCCGCCTCAAAATCGCGTCGAATCGCCAGGCGATCTTCCGTATCTTCAACACTGGTCTCGAGCTGTCGATCCATCAACTCAAAAACCTTACTTCGCACCTCCTCCCTCATCTTCCCTTCTTCAAAACATCTCTGGCGAAATGCCTCAATCTGCACATCCGATGGCAAAAGCGATTCCATATCTAATGCCAGTGCCAGAATGAGATTGCGCAGCAATCCGTCATACGTGCGTGCTTCAACAGCCATTTCTACCTCGGTCAGCGCAGCTTTGGGAATAGACCGCAAAAACGCAAGCCGCCTGAGCGCATCCTGATAAGCCGCGTAATCGCGCTTTGGATCGACCAACTGGGATTCATCTTCCTCGTCATCCTGGGGACGCATCCACGTCTCTGGCACCGCGGTTGCCCAGCGGGCTATCGCGCGATATTCGGACTGCAAAAATTTCACTTCGGGCCGCAGCAACAGCGCCCGACACATCTGTGCCATTTCTTGCAAACGAAAAAATGCGATCTCATACCCGCGTTTTCGACACGCCTCAAACTCTCCTTGCGCGATAATATCCACAGCCTGGTTTAAATCACTCTCTGCACGCGCCTCCAAACCGAGATCCATAGAAATTAGCGCCTGCCGCACCCCGTGTTCCAAATTCTCACGCCTGATTGCAATCCCTGACCGGTAGCGCTTGCCATAGTGCAAACCCTGCAAGCGCAAAAAGCCCAAAAGCGCGTCCCCAATATTGGGTGGCAACTTTTCAAAGCGCGTCCCCAATTCAATGACCTGCCCCACAAAACTCTCGGAATCAATGCGAAACCGACTCAAATCCAGCGTGGCAAGCGGATTTTGCACAGAACGCTGTTCACTGTTCATCGTGCCTCCTCTCCCACGCCCCGCGAATGACGGACCGCATCAAATCGGCATCCGCATCGAAAAGTGCATCCAGAACACCTCCGACAACGGGATCCTCTATTATCGTACTCGGCATTTCACCCACAGCAGCGCCTTCGGAAAAGAGTTGGTGCCGGTAAACCTGCGCACCCGCAGCCCCCACGACCTCATTCATGCGCATATCCTTTACGTATGGAATCAGGGCTTCTTCGAGCAACCCGGGATCCACACTGTTCAGCAATTCAGCGCATTTATTGGCGTCCCCCAGCATAGATAGTGCCCGAAGCCATTCAAACGATACCTTTGACCGGACCTCGGCACTGTCCATAGGCTCTAACGTATCTTCCACAGCGCGCTGAAAAGTACCCGGTGTCATAGCGCGTATCAAATGCGTATTAAACCCCTGCCGCTCCGGGTCATAATCAATCAGCCCCGTCAACATCTCTGTAGGCAGATGCGCCACCACATCTGTCGAATAGCCCGGATTGCCATCTTCATCCATACCCGTTATCGACAGCATATTCTCTGGATCTTCATCCAGAACAACGAGCGCGGCCTGCGCTTCAACCGTCAAAGTCTGCACCAGTGCCCTGGCATCTTCTTTTTTTCCCTCGCGAAGCAGCTCGCGTATCCGGCCACTCTGCTCTGCCAATTCCATAAATCCAGTTGACCATTTACCGACGACCAATCGGTCTTCCTGAACCTCAATGGGTTTCACTTCGGGTTCTTCTTCATGAATCTCAGTACCCGTCAAATGAGATTTGAGACGAATCTTCCCCCTTTCTACTTTGTCCTTACACGTCACGCACAGGCGCGTGTAGGGAACGGCCTTGAGGCGTTCTTCTGAAATAACCGCCTCGCAAATGACACACCTCACCCCCGTCCCGCCATCGAGCGGCTGTTGTGTCATATTGCCCTCCATTGGCGTTTGAGAACCCTCCGCACACATTGCGGAGACGACAGAATCACAGCGGAGATAAATGTAATCGAATAAACTCGGAATGTCAATCTTTAACTTACTGTTTATCAAAGATTTACAAACTTGACAAACAAGGCTAAATTTGTTATATTAATACCGTTGCCGAAGAGATCACATCCGATCCCTTCGGCATTTTTATTGCGTCGCAATAAACAAAGGCCCGATTCAAAAATCCCGATCGAGTTTTGTTATTTTTTAACGAACACAGCATCCCGTTTCCTATCGGAACAACATACTGATATCCAGTGCCTTAACCGAATGTGTAAGCGCACCCACTGAAATAAGATCCACGCCTGTTTCTGCAATTGCCCGCACGCTATCTAAGGACACATTGCCCGAGGCTTCCAACTCAGGTCTTTTGCCTTTTAATTTTCGCACCTTTTCCACAGATTCACACATTTCATCCAGGCTCATATTGTCTAACATCACGCGATCTGCCCCTAAAACGAGAACCTCATCGAGTTCCGAAAGCGTTTCCACCTCCACCTCCACGGGCACTTCTCGGCCTTCAAAATCCATCCCCTTCCACACCGAAAGCAGTGCCGGTCCAATGCCATCCGCCGCCTCAATGTGATTCTCCTTCATCAGCACCATATCGAACAACCCCACCCGATGATTCACACCACCGCCTGTAGAGACAGCATATTTGTCTAATAATCGCAATCCCGGCGCGGTCTTGCGCGTATCCAGAATCCGCGTCTGTGTCCCTTTTATGGCATCTACAAATTGTGCCGTCATGGTAGCAATCCCCGACATGCGCTGCAAAAAATTCAACGCGACGCGCTCGCCTGTCAACAGCCCACGCGCAGGACCAGAAACCTCAGCCAAAATATCGCCATCCGCAACGCGCTCGCCATCTTCGACATATGCCTCAAATACAATCGCTTCTTCTACGGCTTCAAATACCCATCGCGCCACATCCAATCCCGCAATCACGCCATCTGCCCTCGCAATAATTTTCGCCTTCGCCTGCTTTGTCAATGGCACGGTCCATTTTGTCGTAATATCCCCATCCCCCACATCTTCTATCAGTGCCCGCTCGATCACTGGCATAATATCTTCGCGCTTTAACATGTCAAGATCCCCTACGCCACCTCTGCCTTTAACCTTGCAATCTCATCGCGATATTGTGCTGCCTTCTCAAACTCCAAATTCTCAGCCGCTTCGCCCATCTTGCGCGTCAATTCTTCAATTATATCCAGCCGATTGGCTCCGTCCATATACTCTGGCGATTCTTCGGCAACCAATGGCAACTCATCTGCCTTCTCATCTGCCACAGCCGTCGTCTGGAGAATCTCTTCTCTGGTCTTGTAAAGCGTCTCAGGCGTAATGCCGTGTATAAGATTATACTCCTCCTGCAATGCCCGGCGGCGATTCGTCTCATCGATGGCGCGCTGCATCGAATCCGTCACCTTATCCGCATACATAATAACCGTACCTCTGGCATTCCGCGCGG
Encoded here:
- a CDS encoding TonB family protein; protein product: MDALIRLAEAWWPLYAVHFVEVSLFILLVWAVDRWMSLDTRLRYVLYLLALAKVFVPPFYAIPLPEFLTVSNDVPIGPVYVEVVSGYEVVAPVQVAPLPLAFYLFCLWGVSVAVWAGVTLWKNAAFHRALSVAVPVDLAREVESLDEAQDVKVYAKASLRSPLLVGIVKPRLYLPSHWSSWSPEELRGVVAHELAHRDNRDIWVLIFQAIAMMLFCINPLVWLLNRRLNFLRELRCDEAVLRETNLTPAEYGRLLFGFVDRRPAPSALYFNERGTALKKRLEHVLNFKEGNVKRSKSQLAISIFIGLAIVPFSIREAYTLPPPIVSKGEPTPASVDSVEVMELDEFGEKPAIWREAIPVDDVIPVFPEEDIGDQDVWAKADEGEQKAKKMPDPLLKKEIFERIPKQQPSSPTSGPDDSREKDTEMLQTAMVDSLSISADASEVLDFYMVETMPEVLHDVDPVYPEIAKNAGLNNRVFLKFMVNVDGSVSNVSVLRGVNIFRQPAIDALSQWRFEPAKHKGKAVPVWMMQSIAFREPQPTPPAFGNADTSGVLKKTRSKKDHIPYLLSRLNIPYEVKKKETESQLNVWLMLDILF
- a CDS encoding BlaI/MecI/CopY family transcriptional regulator; translation: MAAKKRLAEAEWEVMDGVWHLGRQVTVRDVVDYLYSNGEKAYTTVQTIMNILFKKGVLNRQKIGPVNVYTPALSREDVAQDETRTLVSRMFEGSFGALATYLVDSGELSRKELDELRALIEAKEKGGA
- a CDS encoding ABC transporter ATP-binding protein, translating into MLTGLSYYLATDTGKIVLAKLLEKKWRVVLTLLTMLIAVVPALFVPVIYRILIDQAIPDRDMQLSVYCILGVVLIPLLGLAITYGHEYLRVWIGEQVSRGLRKSAFEHVIRARVEDLQEIPTADLSYRINIESAKIGEMFISQRVLPLAHSGINLLGILGMMLWMDYRLTAVAMVAVPVTFAITRKLTRKSESLDRPFSDHVERGNRFLQETFAGIKTVRSLSGESRERRFWQDWLRQHKTLKLKTIAFHHIVVAFPNEVINSVVIGILFGFGAFGIMNGSMSIGTLVAFMAYVPRAYAALKGAFSVYVDLHRVKISFDKLNDVLKMRREETIADRSGAVLDAGGGVHIAFRNVSFGYNRGFAIKNMTFEIKEGEFIGIVGPSGGGKSTIFDLLLRFYEPDSGKIMLGELEISKLPLEYVRDHLCLIPQDPFLWNTTIGRNILYPMELNGATYDVMTKASGQAQIHRDILEFPDQYETIVGENGQSLSGGERQRIAIARAFVRRPNVLLIDEGTASLDALTEASVKTALEQLRKGKTTLVIAHRLSTILDADRILVVGKNGELVEEGTVSQLIDQRGLFSEMYKAQYDERFFEIRERSNCIYPSLQ
- a CDS encoding sigma-70 family RNA polymerase sigma factor; this translates as MTPSDAILMQRIVARDQEAFAILFARYQAQVTENLRWVTRDPIAADDLTQEVFLRVWNRADQWSGQGSFRGWLFRIARNLSLNQLRSQSRRREQPLEMPSLYDEEDEEQPVPGWMIDRAALGPDVQLERTEQRRILQALIDALPEEKREIFQMVYEEDVALREVAERLAIPEGTVKSRLFHARKQLAEAWGRRYGRG
- the nadC gene encoding carboxylating nicotinate-nucleotide diphosphorylase; translation: MPVIERALIEDVGDGDITTKWTVPLTKQAKAKIIARADGVIAGLDVARWVFEAVEEAIVFEAYVEDGERVADGDILAEVSGPARGLLTGERVALNFLQRMSGIATMTAQFVDAIKGTQTRILDTRKTAPGLRLLDKYAVSTGGGVNHRVGLFDMVLMKENHIEAADGIGPALLSVWKGMDFEGREVPVEVEVETLSELDEVLVLGADRVMLDNMSLDEMCESVEKVRKLKGKRPELEASGNVSLDSVRAIAETGVDLISVGALTHSVKALDISMLFR